The window ATCCCAGACCCTCTCATGGCAAAACCTCTGATCCAGACCTAAATGTGCATGGACCCAAACATCCAGGTGTCTCACAGTTCTTACTGTGCGGACCAAGGCAGCTGGGTGACTCGCAGTGCCAGGACAGACAGAAGCCACACTTCCCTTTTGTGTCTTGCCAAgtcttctttctgtcttcctccCACCAGTGCAATAGGTTGACTCCAGACACGATTTTCACAGTGGGGGGACATCTGCTCTGGAACTCCCAGCAGTTTACAGCGATTGTCTACATCACCTCTGCTCCTTCCCTGCTGGGGACCCAGCCCCTCTAGGCCAGGACTGCAGGTTGCTTATCACTCAGGCAAAGACAGGAGGGAGGAAGTTACCTCCCCAGCATGGGAACATGATCCATACCACTAAGTATATGCTGGAAGCTGTGATGTTCTGTGGGTGGGCTTACCCCTGCCTTGCTCCCCTAGTCCTTGGCCTTGGCCAGAGACAACAGACTTTTCCAGTCTGCTGATTTATTCCTGTTGTTTTTGATGTTTTTTCTCAACTCTTTTGACTCGATAGGTTCAGTTCTGGGTTCTGGAGTGGCTCTCGATGAGGGTTCTAGGGTGGGTCTAGTTCATGAGAGGACAGGATATTAAGTCCTTGGGTTTCTTTGTGTGATACCACTGCTGCTGGGTGGAGGCAGCGAGACTCGTATTCTGCCTCCTAATTAGCAGCGTCCCTTTGCTCCCTGACTTCCTGTTCCAGGCCAGTTTTCCTATGGCTTCTAGAGAAAGGTGGGGCCCTAAGGAGAGAGGCGTTCCCACTGTCCCCAGTGCCCGCCCAGCCCAGTGTGCACCTCTTGCTTCCATGTCTCTTTCCGCTCAGCTCTCCCCCTTACCAGCTGTCCGAGCCCTTTCTACACCAAAGCAAAGAATGGCCTCAGTGGGGAGTACAGAGGTGCCACCCATGGCTATGGGGCAGCCCTGGACGGTTCAAGTTTCTGGCACCCTGCGATTGGTCAGTCAGCCTTGGAAAGAAACTATCTTGAAGGTTTGAAAACCAACCAAAGAAAAAGAGTGGGGACTGTTGCCGTGTGCCCTCTGCTTGCCTAGCTCCCGCTATTGCAGGAAGCGGAGTGGAGGTGTGCAGCCCTCTTGCCTGCTGGGCTGGTCCCCTTCCAGTACAGCCCCCAGGAGCCAGCTTACCCTGGGCTTCCACCCCGCCAACAGAAGTCTCTGGAGCTGGGTGTGCATGCCCTGTGGACAGAGGCGCTGCTCTCCGCCAGCCCCAGCCCTGACAATCCCATTGAGCTGACCTGGACTTTGGCCTTGGGGACCATGTTTGTGAGAACTTGGGAGCAGCAGGGCTCCCAGAGGCCGGAGGGGACCAGGGTATATTTAGCTCTCCACAGACATCTGTTTATAAATGTGTTGTTGAATTGCTCCACCTGGGGTGGAGAGGGCCTGAGCCGTCTAAAGGGCTGGTTGCTTCCCCCACCGAGCAGATCTTCACGTTGCCCTCAGCCAGACCAGCTCTGGGATGCAAAGGAAGTTGGGTCCAATGTAAGAGGGAGCTGGTCCCAGTCCTGGCAGGTGAAAGTACGGGGCATCCTTTCCTGGCCCACATCCGTTCTCCTTGAAGCCTGTACTCAGGTTGCCTTGAATGTGGACTTTGGGAGAGCCCGGGCCCTGAGTGCCAGGGCAGGCTTTTGGGTGGCCCTCACGAagctgcccagcccagccctctgcCAGCCATCGGCCCATCTCCCAGTGTCAGGGAGTGGAGGCTGGGCTGTGAGAGTGCCGCTGCCTCTGTATTGTTCTTCTAATGCACTGTAGAAATTGTATATGTAATGTATTTAAATCAATGCAAATGTATGAATAACAAGTCCAATTCCGACCTTTTTTGTCTAGCTTTCTTTGGTGGAAAGAAGACAAGGTAGGATGCCTTTTTAAGGACAGAGAACCCTGTGTTGCCATGGAGTTGCCGAGATATGGCTCTTGAATCTGTTTTCCTCTAGTAGAGGAAGGTACAGGTTCTCATTTCCCAAAATATTGTTTTAACCCATTTGACACCAACACCTGACCTGAACCTACATTGATTGATGCAAAGCTGTTTATAATCATCATGTATCTTTCTTACCGTGAATATTTCTTGCAGAAatattagtgttttgttttgagaTGTTCCTCTGATAGGGATTTTACAGTTTTTGCAATGTCTGCTTTCTAAAAGCTGAAATAATTCTAAATTCCAAAATCATCTTTCCCCAAGGGGTTGGGATAAGGAATGTGGACTGGCTTTTCTTCTTGGCCACAAGAGGGCAGCCCTGCATCCCTGTCCACCTGAAGCGATTTGAACCCTGGTTCCTCTAAGTGAGGATAATCAAGCAGATAGGAGGGGCGAGAGGGAAGCTAAATGCTAATGGCTTCTTTTGAGCCAAAGCCAGAATAGCAGTCAGAAATCCTCACCTCAGGGGTTTTCAGGAAACTTCAGTAATGCAAAAGGCATGGTTTGTGCAGCTGCGGAGCCGCCTCAGACTGGTTTGCCCACAGGGGTGAAGAGGGCAGTTGAGGAGCAAGTACCCACTGCATTGACTGCACTCATCCCACCCTGGGCCCGTTGCCCACTACGCAGCTCTGACTGTAATAGGAGCTGGTGGAGGGGCCAAAGACCCTTCTCCTCTCCTTGGACCAGGAGGCCAgctctgttttctccttcctgGGAACTGCCCTCTCCTTGCAGTGGGCCCGAGCCTCACCCCCGGCTCCAGAGTGTCCATTTCCAGATCTTCCCCTTGCGTGACAGACTCACATAGCTCTCGGTGCACATGGTTTATTTTGCCACATGAACTACGTTTTTCCTGTGCTGGCCtgaggggcaggggtgtgggACGAGCTGCTGGACCGTGGGCCACAGTTGTAGCAGGAGTAGTGGGATGCTGCGTCAGAGTGCCTGTCACTCGACTCCCAGGAAAACTATCCTGCAGCCCAGGCATAGTGTTAAACTGAGAAGGGCTGAGGCAGAAACGGGCACTGCTTTTCCTCAGTCTGGTGAGGAACGGGTCCGCTGTGACAGCTCAGTGGAAGCCTCCGGGCCTGTTCTGGCCCGCGCAGGCCAGTGGCAGCAGTGAGGCTGTTGTGAGGCTGTCTCTTCTTTGCCTTCCCCAGCCCTTTGGCAAAAGTCTCTGTGAATCCTGGGGAGGATACAGCCGGCCCCGGCCCCTTCCCCGGCTCAGTGTCTGATCTGATGGAGGTAGCTTGTGGGTCCTGGCTTCCTCCAGTTCCGGCGGATCCGGGCGCTGGCCCTCCTAGAGTTCACATGCTGCTCACTGGAAGCCGTCTCCGTGGCTCTGCTCTGCGGAGCGCAGGGCTCTGCAGTTCTGCAGGGAACAGTCATGTTAAGCCAACATCAGTAGGAAGGAAAGAACAGGGACTGAAGAGATTTTGGTCCTAATGAACTATTAAAGCACACTGTTCAGAGCCAAATGAGACCAGGGCTCTGGTCTCATCTCTGCCCCTAGAGAGCTGCATGACAAGGCATAGCTTTCAGACTGCTTTTCTGTAAGGGGAGTTGGACTAGATCAGGGGGTGTGACACTCTTGTGTTTCTCCACTCTCCTCATCCTGTCCTGTACAAGACCAGAAGGCAAGTAGCCTTCTTAAGATGATTCCGGCAGGGATTACTGATCAACTGAAATTCATAGGAGCAACAAAGCTGCTCTGCTGCCCTGGCCCTGATGACCTCTGAAGGCCTGTTCAGATCTCGTGTTCTGACTGTGGGCACAGAGCATAACCCAGAGTGACTGCTTAGGCCACCTAGATGGTTCAGCTTGGTCTCTTGGGGGCTTGCTGTTCCTGAGTGGGCAGCGACCTAAGCAAAGAGGCGAAGGATTGGGGGAAATTTCAGGTGAAGTTTCTCAACTGTTTTTAACCCTTGATGCCTCTATGGCACTCCCCTATGCTATTTTCTCAGTAGTCCCACAGCTCAGATGATCACCCAGCTTATTTTTGAATGTTACCTGTTCAACAACAggtaaataggattttttttttccccgtccAAACCATAGTCCCTTCCTCGCTCCTGGTTCAGAACCTCTGTGAAATGAGGTGGCACTGAGTGGACCCAGGCACCCCTTCCCATGGGAGTTCACAGGGTCATAGGTGACCCCAGCAGTAACAGTCTCTTAAGTGCCAACCACACGGTAGGCACTGTGTAGACCTGGCAACAACCCCAATGGCAGGTACttcacagggaggccaggtgagtGGCTTCAGGCCACACCAGCCGGGAAATGGAGGAACGGGCCTGTCGTGCTCCATGGCCTACCTGAGCCTGCTGCAGTGGTGTACCGAGGGGCCTAGGGGCTTCTGCCGAGGGGGCCTCTTCCTGCGCAGCCTCTTCAAGGCCTCGGCCACACGATGGTCCCCTGCACACTCCCAGACGATCTGTGCCCGTTCCTCAGCCAGCTGGTCCCCGCTGCGCTGAAACAGGCCCTGGATCTGCAGCAGCTCAGCGTCCTGGAAGATGTTGGCTGCGGCCTGCTTGCGGCCCCGGACCTCCGGGGGGGCCCGCCAGGGGGGTGGCTCGCTGACCACAGATGCAGGGGTGCCCATCCTGGGTGCTGAGGAAGGAGCAGGGAGGGATGTCAGCAGCTCAGTGGGCCCTTCCCAAGCCTGGGGGTCTTGACCAACACAAGGGCTTCTGGTGTTTCTGTTCTCCAGTAGCTGAAATAGAGTAAGTCTTGACTTGAAATCACTGATTTCCCGGGGCACCTTGGGGAGATAATAACGATAGTCAGACTTTACAGTGTTTACAAGCCTGACCTAGGTATTAAGGGTCACAGACGGTAAGGATTGTGCATCTCCACTTTAGAGATGAAGATGCACACCTCAGATGTTAAATGACTTTCTCATGGACACAAAGCCATGTGTAAGTGCATAGCCAGAAGCAGAGGCCAAGTctctctggctccagagtccacgcAGAGCCCAGGCCCGAGTGATAACACCCATAGCAGCTGAAATGTTTTAAGCACTCAGGTTGCAGGTACCCCCATAACAGCTGTACTCACATAACATTGTTGAATCATGAATGAGCACAACTGTCCTAGGAGGTAGATACTTTTTAACCTCCTCatgtcacagatgaggaaactgaagaacaATACTCTGATGCTGAGACCCAAGCTCTGTGGCACAGAGGCAAGTGAGGGGCTGTGGCCTTGGGCTCCACAGGCAGGAATCCGGCTTCCGGCCGCCTCTACCACTTACTGGCTAGGTGATCCTCCTCGCCTCCACTGCTTCCTGTGTAAACTTAATCAGCCATACAAGTACCTACTTCTTAGAGTCGTTGTGAGGACTGAGTGAAGACACAAAGCATTAAGACCATGCAAGATGTCCCACCAGTCTGCTTTTCCATCTGTAACACAGAAGAGCATCCTGTCTTCTATTTTCAAgctcctggaggggaggggggatgaGCCAAGTCCATATAATTTAAACAGGATGAAATAGACCAATCAGATCTAACCACAGTCCAAAGAACCACAGAGAGAAAGGTAGGGGCAGAAGAAAGGGCTACGGGATTGAAGTATCCTCTCAGTGCAAGAGGCTGAAATCTATGATAAGTTCAATAAAAGTTAGGCTCGGGCCAgtgccacaccccacccccatatgcaagaaatgaaaacagaattatCTCAGTTCTACGTAGTTTTTGGTGAATGGTAAAGGGATAAGAGGCTTACCCACCTTATCCTTGTCTTCACTACAGCCTGAAATGGCTATGGGATTGGAAAATAGACTGGAGACCAGAAGACCAAAGACTTGGCATTATACAGAACTCCCGGGCTTCCCagttagctcagatggtaaagaatctgccctcaatgtgggagaccagggttcaatccctgggtcaggaagatcccctggagaaggtaacggcaacccactccagtattcttgcctggagaattccatggacagaggagcctggcaggctacagtccatgggttgcaaagagtaggacacgactgagcagctaacacacccAAGCTCTTCTTggctgtgaccttaggcaagttattcAATCTCTCTGGGCCTGCTTGCTCAACTAgaaaatggggctaataacaCTTCTCAGgattattgtaaggattaaatgggtCTAGTGTGTATCAGGTCCCCAGTGGGAGCTAAAGAAATACAAACGCCCCTCTTCTTGGCCTTCAGGACTTTTTCACTTACAGCAGGGGTGTAATGTGGACCCTCCTTTTCCTCTGAACAGTCTGGCCTGAGCCAGCTGAAGGCCTTGCCTGTGCTCCCTTCTCCCTGCACAGTCCTGAGCCTAATGAGGAAGGCCTGGTTGCTAAGTCAGATCCCACTATGCAGCTAATTACAGAGAGATCTGTCAGCCAGCAGccagcttaaaaaagaaagaaatcaaatttgaaataaatttaaataaaaaatgtacatactcaACTGTAAAAAGTACAAAGGATCAGAATCATATAAATAACAGCATTACCAGCTTCCTATCCTCAACCTACCCACCTGCAGACGTAACCCTGACTCTCACCTGCCTTTGATGCTCTTGAGAATTTGAGCCGTCTCTCCCTCCCATTCAGACTCCTCAGATATGACTGTTCCCCACCTGCCCTTGCCCTGgccttccctcctcctcacctcAGTAGCCACCCTCCTTCTAATAATTTCTACACTCACCCTGTTTCTATCATAACCTGCTCTCTCTTTTGAAAAGATTTAGTAGCTAAAATAAACCTGCAGAAGACTTacagataaattaatttttaaaaaattgtgctttttatctggaaaatggggatttTAAAATCTGCCTCTCTGTAGGCACAATTATGGGAATCCAGTTAAGACCTAATATGTGTGGTAATTAAACCTCCAGAGCTGGATGATATCCTGTGACCAGAAAACAACAGTCACCAAGTCACACTTCCAGGCTGATAAAGAGAAGTAAAAGCTAACTACTATGGGGTGTTTGTcttgccaggtggcactagtggtaaagaaaccgcctgccagtgcaggagacataagagacgctggttcgatccttgggtctgggagatcccctggaggagggcatggaaacccacgccagtattcttgcctggagaatcccatggacagaggagcctggtgggctacaagtccaaagggtggcaaagagtcagacacgactgaagcgactaaacacGCACGCCGGGGGTGTTTATTCTGAATCAGCAACATGCATGATACCATTTCATCCTCAAAACCATTGTTAGGAATCAGGCACTGTTAACCTCATTGCCATTCATAGGGGACTAAAGAGGAGCTGAAATACATAGCCCTGAGCCCGAGCTCACCCTATCCTCAGGTGAGCCCTAGTCTAAGTGACTGCAGCCGGAGCTTTTGAATCACCAAGTTGCCCTCACAGCCTGGCAGCTCAAAGCACATTTCTTCCCATTATATCTGTGAAGACTTTCACTATTCTTTTCAATTCATGTAGGGGAAAACTCGCCagtagaaagggaagaaggatgaATGTCCCACACCCCAGGTAAGAGTCAGGGCATGGAATTTGTTTTAATCTTCACTAGCGCCAAAGCTGTTTACAGGGTGACAGGCCGCCCCCAGCCTTGAAGCCGTGAACCCATGGCACTCTGACGGGGAAGAGCCCCAGCCTCCACAGAAGGAACCAGGAGCTGCTACGCGGCCCAGTGCACAGAGCTCTGGCTTGAGTCAGAGGACTAGCTTCGAGCCCTAGTGCTGCCTGCCACTCACTGGCTAAGACACCTCAGGCACTTCACATGGCCTCTGTGGGCCCTTCCTCTTACAGTTGAAAGGAAGGGTTTATTCTTATAGTCTCCGGGGCGTGTGCTGGTGTTGAGAGTCAATGATTCCATGACAAGGCTGGGTCCACACAGAAGTGGAGATGAGTTAGCTTCTCTGCCAGGGCCCAGGAGCTACATGTGTGGACACGTCTGTATAGTTAGGTGCCAGAGGACTCCCCTTTTCTGCCCTCCTTAGTCTTCCTTAGAGGCCAGACACTGTTGGGCTGCTGTGGGGTTAGGGTCTGGTAGAAGAAAGAACTCACTGCTCGAAAGCATTCTAGTGACCCAGACTGGCTGTGGCCAAGCCCAGAGTAGACTCCTAGGCTGGTCGGGGTGGTGGGAGAAGAGCTGATAGTCCTGCTCTGGGACTCAGGCAGTCTCACCCGCCCTTCAGAGAGATGGGTCATAGGATCAAATAGCAGCAGCTGTCTTAGGGAGGAAATGGCTCAGAGCCTGACTTTCCAGATGGTCCAGCCACCCACCTCTACCAGGGCTGCAAGGCCCTGCCTCCAGCAGTCAGTTACAGAGTTACAAACAAACCAACAAGGAACCATGTGGGCAAGTCTGAGCCCCCAAGCCTCAACCATATCCTCGTGAACCTCGGGGAGGCCTTGGCAACTCCAGATTTTGAGGTCCCTCACTCCCGGCTTGGCCTCCCACCTTGGAATTCAGACAGCAGAGTGAGGCTGGGAATAAAAATCAGTGGATTCCAAGTAGGATTAGATGGTAAACTTTGAGAAAGCTGAATCAGAAGATTCAGGAGAAAATTTACTATCAGGAGAAAATTTCCTGTCTCATTCAATGTGTTACTTTCCCACTGATTTCCTGGACAAGACCTGAATCCAGGGAAGTCAGTGTGTACTTGAACAATGGCCCTTGTTTAAACTGGGAAATGAAACCATGGGGCTATTAAAAGATTATAAATGGATCTTTCATTTCAGAGCTGGCATAAAAGATAGGCATGGATCTGTGAGCTAATGAGTAAAGACTAATTGCAAAATCCTTCAATTTGATCTAAACTAGCTTAAAAATGAACTCCCAAAGTAAATATCAAATGTTGAAATTGAAGTTCAACTTGTTTTGCAACAGGCAATAAAGGAACTGCTAAGCTCtgacaaagaaatatatttaaaagtgacTCACCATGCACTGAATTTGCAGTACACAAATATGGTGTCCAACCGAGCGTTTTTTGTAATTATGAAGCTCAGTTCAGAGAGCTTTTCACACTGTGGTCTCGGGGACGTGCAGGGAGCTATGGCAGGCACAACACACTCATGTGACCTGGGCGGCAACTGAGCCCTCACTCACTCAGCTCACCCCCTTCAGATAGCACTGGTGATGATGATAATCTGTAACCAGAGGCCAAGGGCctcttaggaaaagaaaaaaaaacctggaggCTCTGGCCCAAGGCCCATATCAACATTTGTGGCCTTGGCCTGTTTCCCTGCCCACTGGACAGCAGCCAAAATCTGTGGCTCCTTCAAGCAGGAGGCTCAGTCCAAATGGCTATGTGGGTCCTGCCTCCCACAGGGCCTAGCTCAGGCAGTAGAGAACTAGACACAGGTTGGTCTACAATTCTGTGTCCCAGAAGGTAGAGAAAGGAAATGGACCCTTTTCCCAGGTCAATTCTCAGATATGACCTGAAAACAAACTCCTGCTAGATCTAGGAATAACTCTTTTGTAGAGTCCAAGAACCCT is drawn from Bos indicus isolate NIAB-ARS_2022 breed Sahiwal x Tharparkar chromosome 26, NIAB-ARS_B.indTharparkar_mat_pri_1.0, whole genome shotgun sequence and contains these coding sequences:
- the AVPI1 gene encoding arginine vasopressin-induced protein 1, whose translation is MGTPASVVSEPPPWRAPPEVRGRKQAAANIFQDAELLQIQGLFQRSGDQLAEERAQIVWECAGDHRVAEALKRLRRKRPPRQKPLGPSVHHCSRLRTAEPCAPQSRATETASSEQHVNSRRASARIRRNWRKPGPTSYLHQIRH